In one window of Camelina sativa cultivar DH55 chromosome 15, Cs, whole genome shotgun sequence DNA:
- the LOC104748794 gene encoding protein SUPPRESSOR OF NIM1 1-like produces MAPPVKLPCELEEDILSRLPPQSLVRFRTVSRKCNSLFNDKTFINNHLSRSRPQFILLTTSKIYSINIIDHDSIDPTIEVREIPSFSYIPNRETNYNHKTIVTTCDEFLLCNYRFVETKTALWNPWLRQVRWIEYGDKEFRVFGLGYDNTRPEKVYKILGYLFCHRKFLSDQKVGIYECASNLLRFINRPEDDDFPISEVAKISTVSLNGNIYWINWGRSEFNEYYYYIRMFDFSTENSNHYVSFRVKRILILMKLSSRFIREICFRC; encoded by the coding sequence ATGGCTCCGCCGGTGAAGCTTCCGTGTGAATTAGAGGAAGACATACTCTCTCGTCTCCCACCTCAGTCTCTCGTTCGGTTCAGAACCGTATCTAGAAAGTGCAACTCTCTTTTCAACGACAAGACTTTCATCAACAATCACTTGTCTCGCTCCCGTCCCCAGTTCATCCTCTTGACCACTTCCAAGATTTATTCAATCAACATCATCGATCACGACAGCATCGATCCAACGATAGAGGTCCGTGAGATACCCTCCTTCTCTTATATTCCAAACCGAGAAACAAATTACAATCATAAAACCATCGTAACTACTTGCGATGAGTTCTTGCTTTGTAATTATCGGTTTGTGGAGACCAAGACAGCTCTTTGGAATCCATGGTTGAGACAGGTTAGATGGATCGAGTATGGGGATAAAGAGTTCCGTGTTTTCGGGTTAGGATACGATAATACCAGACCCGAAAAGGTATACAAGATCTTGGGCTATTTGTTTTGTCACCGTAAATTCTTGAGTGATCAGAAAGTTGGGATCTACGAATGTGCTTCCAACTTGTTGAGGTTTATTAATAGACCTGAGGATGACGACTTCCCCATATCTGAAGTGGCTAAAATATCAACTGTGTCCTTGAATGGAAACATCTACTGGATTAATTGGGGTAGGTCTGAGTTTAATGAGTACTACTACTACATCCGAATGTTTGATTTCTCGACGGAAAATTCAAACCATTATGTCTCCTTCCGTGTCAAAAGAATCCTCATATTAATGAAATTATCCTCGCGGTTTATAAGGGAGATCTGTTTTCGTTGTTAG
- the LOC104748793 gene encoding glutathione S-transferase T3-like has translation MDPTNLNRIPQQTCFVDLMNSQNDSFSSQPVHFSSTLSSQPVHLNSNFSSHPVHLNSNFSSQPVHFNPNFSSQPLHFSPAQESEDEINLTVDENEEDGERGSRKQWTVEEDINLISAWLNTSKDPVVSNEQRRQSFWKRVADYYKANDGSSGSIARGPSQCKARWNMINHLDNNFVGCYAQASSRRKSGESEDDVLRLAYELFKNDIKKPFLLVHYWRELKHDQKWLTEECNHKRLKLASDGARASSPGECKDGSEMRPPGVKATKKKGKKPVVSIDVEDGSVVKLDKIIAMKDKEQAAKERNSKMRLLDSLLNKSELTPTEALLRDKLVDQMLTNT, from the coding sequence ATGGATCCAACAAACCTTAATCGCATTCCACAACAAACATGTTTTGTTGATCTTATGAATTCTCAAAACGATtccttctcttctcagcctgtcCACTTTTCCTCCACCTTGTCTTCTCAGCCTGTCCATTTAAACTCTAACTTCTCTTCTCACCCTGTCCATTTAAACTCTAActtctcttctcagcctgtcCATTTTAACCCTAACTTCTCTTCTCAGCCACTTCACTTTAGCCCGGCACAAGAGTCTGAAGATGAGATCAATTTAACGGTtgatgagaatgaagaagatggagaaagaggAAGTAGAAAGCAGTGGACTGTAGAGGAGGATATCAACCTGATAAGCGCTTGGTTGAATACAAGCAAGGATCCAGTTGTAAGTAATGAGCAGCGGCGTCAAAGTTTCTGGAAGAGGGTTGCTGACTACTACAAAGCAAACGATGGCTCATCTGGTTCAATAGCAAGAGGGCCTTCACAATGTAAGGCTAGGTGGAACATGATTAACCACCTAGACAATAATTTTGTGGGATGTTATGCACAAGCGAGTTCAAGGAGAAAGAGTGGAGAATCTGAAGATGATGTATTGAGATTGGCGTATGAGTTGTTTAAGAACGACATAAAGAAGCCATTTCTGCTAGTACATTATTGGAGGGAATTGAAACATGACCAGAAATGGCTCACGGAGGAGTGTAACCATAAGCGGTTGAAACTCGCTTCAGATGGAGCAAGAGCATCCTCACCCGGAGAGTGCAAGGATGGATCCGAGATGAGACCTCCGGGGGTTAAAGCTACtaagaaaaaagggaagaaaccgGTTGTTAGTATTGATGTAGAGGATGGGTCTGTGGTTAAGTTGGATAAGATAATAGCAATGAAGGATAAAGAACAAGCGGCTAAAGAGAGGAATAGCAAAATGAGACTGCTAGACAGCCTCCTTAACAAGTCTGAACTAACACCAACTGAAGCTCTACTTAGAGACAAACTGGTTGACCAAATGTTGACGAACACTTAG
- the LOC104747546 gene encoding putative F-box/LRR-repeat protein At1g56400, whose protein sequence is MVSTNTSDFLSNLHDSLLVTIISLLPFKESVRTSVLSKRWRNLCRETTSLVFKESEFAKPTRRDSAFLVGVMLDWVSKFTGKVIENFEIHLFLPTGFERDLMSLIEFATSRQVKNIVLNLSDRTPTDLISSYATEYILRCKYPQKRELDVYHLFFNLLNVRSLTLCTFFLQIIQNWDDPMALHDPMKTRHLVLRTNMQPSDFGGLHRFLNSCPELESLTFDFVSVWSSLLIDPVTHWLTSKSYECVEKTLKVVKVKNFCGSSKELHLLQYLIRNGRVLERVDLYEEKGMNHKQKTWIMAGVKELQKTLKKDSSHLKITLYNA, encoded by the exons ATGGTTTCAACAAACACCTCAGATTTCTTATCGAATCTTCATGATTCCCTTTTGGTTACGATAATCTCGTTGTTACCGTTCAAAGAATCAGTACGAACGAGTGTTctttcaaagagatggagaaatcTTTGTCGTGAGACAACAAGTCTTGTCTTCAAAGAGTCTGAATTTGCAAAACCCACTCGTCGTGATAGCGCTTTCTTGGTTGGTGTTATGCTTGACTGGGTCTCAAAGTTTACTGGCAAAGTTATCGAAAACTTTGAGATTCATCTCTTCCTGCCCACGGGTTTCGAGAGAGATCTAATGTCTCTCATCGAGTTCGCCACCTCCCGACAAGTCAAGAACATAGTTCTTAATCTCTCAGATCGTACCCCGACAGACTTAATAAGCTCATATGCAACAGAATATATACTGCGATGCAAGTATCCTCAAAAGAGGGAACTAGATGTTTATCATCTGTTTTTCAATCTTTTAAATGTTAGATCTTTGACCCTTTGCACTTTCTTCCttcag aTTATCCAAAATTGGGACGATCCTATGGCTTTGCACGATCCAATGAAAACTCGACATTTGGTGCTGAGAACAAATATGCAACCAAGTGACTTCGGGGGACTTCATAGATTTCTTAATAGCTGTCCGGAACTGGAATCTCTCACTTTTGATTTCGTG AGCGTTTGGTCGTCACTGCTGATAGATCCGGTAACGCATTGGCTTACTAGCAAATCGTACGAGTGTGTGGAGAAAACGCTCAAGGTTGTGAAGGTAAAGAACTTTTGTGGAAGCTCGAAAGAGTTACATTTGCTTCAATACCTGATTCGTAATGGGCGTGTGCTGGAACGAGTTGACCTGTACGAGGAAAAGGGAATGAACCATAAGCAGAAGACGTGGATAATGGCTGGAGTCAAGGAGCTTCAGAAGACTCTCAAGAAAGATTCGAGTCATTTAAAAATTACTCTATACAATGCTTGA